One segment of Variovorax sp. V93 DNA contains the following:
- a CDS encoding styrene monooxygenase/indole monooxygenase family protein — protein MKRIAIVGAGQSGLQLGLGLLAAGYEVTMFSNRTGEDIRRGKVMSSQCMFHTSLQIERDLGLDLWAHDCPTVDGIGLAVPHPEQKGAKAIDWSARLNSSAQSVDQRVKIPVWMDLFRKRGGELVFKDAGIDELEACTLSHDLTLVASGKGEISKLFERDAHKSSFDKPQRALALTYVKGMKPREPFSAVCFNLIPGVGEYFVFPALTTTGPCEIMVFEGVPGGPMDCWADVKTPQEHLARSKWILETFLPWEAERCASIELTDDNGILAGRFAPTVRKPVATLPSGRKVLGLADVVVLNDPITGQGSNNAAKCADTYLKSILARGDGAADAAWMQQTFDRYWFGYAQWVTQWTNMLLAPPPDHVLKLLGSAGAVPPLASAFANGFDDPRTFFPWFADPAEAERYIETCAAVA, from the coding sequence AGGTCATGTCGAGCCAGTGCATGTTTCACACCTCGCTGCAGATCGAGCGCGACCTGGGCCTGGACCTGTGGGCACACGACTGTCCCACGGTGGACGGCATCGGGCTGGCCGTGCCGCATCCCGAGCAGAAGGGCGCCAAGGCCATCGATTGGAGCGCGCGGCTGAATTCGAGCGCGCAGTCGGTCGACCAGCGCGTGAAGATCCCGGTCTGGATGGACCTGTTCCGGAAGAGGGGCGGCGAACTCGTCTTCAAGGACGCGGGCATCGACGAACTCGAGGCTTGCACCCTGAGCCACGATCTCACGCTCGTCGCCAGCGGCAAGGGCGAGATCTCGAAGCTCTTCGAGCGCGATGCCCACAAGTCCAGTTTCGACAAGCCGCAGCGCGCATTGGCGCTGACCTACGTGAAGGGGATGAAGCCGCGCGAGCCGTTCTCTGCCGTGTGCTTCAACCTCATTCCCGGCGTGGGTGAATACTTCGTGTTCCCGGCGCTGACCACGACGGGCCCCTGCGAGATCATGGTGTTCGAAGGCGTGCCCGGCGGGCCGATGGATTGCTGGGCCGACGTGAAGACGCCGCAGGAGCACCTCGCGCGCAGCAAGTGGATCCTCGAGACCTTCCTGCCCTGGGAGGCCGAGCGCTGCGCCAGCATCGAGCTGACCGACGACAACGGCATCCTCGCGGGCCGCTTCGCGCCGACGGTGCGCAAGCCCGTGGCCACCTTGCCTTCGGGCCGCAAGGTGCTGGGACTGGCCGACGTGGTGGTGCTCAACGATCCGATCACGGGGCAGGGCTCCAACAACGCGGCCAAGTGCGCCGACACCTATCTGAAGAGCATCCTCGCGCGCGGCGACGGCGCGGCCGATGCGGCGTGGATGCAGCAGACCTTCGACCGCTACTGGTTCGGCTACGCGCAATGGGTCACGCAGTGGACCAACATGCTGCTCGCGCCGCCGCCAGACCATGTGCTCAAGCTGCTCGGCAGCGCCGGCGCGGTGCCGCCGCTGGCCAGCGCCTTTGCCAACGGCTTCGACGATCCGCGCACCTTCTTCCCGTGGTTTGCGGATCCCGCGGAAGCGGAGCGCTACATCGAAACCTGCGCGGCAGTCGCATAA